Proteins from one Penaeus vannamei isolate JL-2024 chromosome 8, ASM4276789v1, whole genome shotgun sequence genomic window:
- the LOC113826768 gene encoding pro-resilin-like codes for MNLLLFCAFLGGAAAQIIPAVYYGAPTGQNNIFGNGAPDADDGAQRNGFGAPPRNGNGNSFGGNGNGFGAPAPRNGYAPPSNTYGTPNGAYGVDPEIAALAENIPGGGVPGEDYPILASVPDTGFSCDAQAVQGYYADTAAEAGCQVFHICQDRALRRQQDSFLCPNGTIFNQQYLVCDWWFNVDCSQAESFYSVNELIGVVPDAGYAYAAPTNGIFRGNTHSSSGNGRNGNGGRNGNGNNGNGYGAPSNSYGNPF; via the coding sequence CCTTTTTGGGCGGTGCTGCGGCCCAGATCATTCCTGCCGTTTATTATGGCGCCCCGACCGGCCAAAATAACATTTTTGGGAATGGAGCGCCAGATGCTGATGACGGGGCCCAAAGAAATGGTTTCGGAGCTCCCCCaagaaatggtaatggtaacagctTCGGAGGCAATGGTAATGGCTTCGGAGCCCCTGCTCCTCGCAACGGCTATGCGCCACCAAGCAACACCTATGGCACGCCCAACGGCGCCTACGGAGTAGACCCTGAGATCGCCGCTTTGGCCGAGAACATTCCAGGGGGCGGCGTCCCCGGCGAGGACTACCCCATCTTGGCTTCCGTGCCCGACACCGGATTCTCCTGCGATGCCCAGGCGGTGCAAGGTTATTACGCCGACACTGCAGCTGAAGCCGGCTGCCAGGTGTTCCATATCTGCCAGGACCGCGCCCTCAGGCGCCAACAGGACTCCTTCCTGTGCCCCAACGGCACCATCTTCAACCAGCAGTACCTGGTATGTGACTGGTGGTTCAACGTGGACTGTTCTCAAGCTGAGAGCTTCTACTCCGTCAACGAGCTCATCGGAGTCGTTCCCGACGCCGGTTATGCTTATGCTGCTCCCACTAATGGTATTTTCCGTGGAAACACACATAGTTCAAGCGGTAATGggagaaatggaaatggaggaaggaacggtaatggtaataatggtaatggttatggcGCTCCGTCCAACTCTTATGGTAATCCTTTCTAA